A part of Pseudomonas sp. HR96 genomic DNA contains:
- the glgA gene encoding glycogen synthase GlgA encodes MISAAVETHGESFNRQASEPSITVVASTGKVLQADARPNPNRKKVLFVTSEIADLVKTGGLGDVSAALPRAMGPLHDVRVLIPGYPQVVNSENPIHVVGELGGHAALPPCKIGRMDMPDGLVIYVLLCPELYERDGTPYGANNGRDWPDNHIRFARLGLAAAEIAGGQGMVHWKPDLVHAHDWPAGLTPAYMQWRGLSVPTLFTIHNLAYQGVVSRACCPELGIPNHALNQDGLEFYGKLSFLKAGMAYSDHITTVSATYAEEITTPEFGCGLDGFLSSKAQSGQLSGIPNGIDESWESATDPHLVCPFSLNDWEGKAVNADHVRELFGLEASTGPLFAVVSRLVFQKGLDLTEGVTDFIVKQGGQIAIIGRGEPEEEQAMRELALRYPGQVGVRIGFNETDARRMFAGSDFLLMPSRYEPCGLSQMYAQRFGSLPVARKTGGLADTIEDGVTGFLFEESTVQSYEEALRRAFYVFDKPELLNAMRCRAMTQPFNWSQAVEPYAELYEDMVRRAVGKLEKH; translated from the coding sequence ATGATCAGTGCCGCTGTCGAGACGCATGGAGAGAGTTTTAATCGGCAGGCCAGCGAGCCGTCGATCACTGTGGTAGCGTCGACGGGCAAGGTACTGCAGGCCGACGCGCGGCCAAACCCCAACCGCAAGAAGGTCTTGTTCGTGACCTCCGAGATCGCCGACCTGGTCAAGACCGGCGGTCTGGGTGACGTCTCGGCCGCTCTGCCACGGGCCATGGGGCCCTTGCACGACGTTCGCGTGCTGATCCCGGGCTACCCCCAGGTGGTCAACAGCGAAAACCCCATTCACGTGGTGGGCGAGCTTGGCGGTCATGCCGCACTGCCGCCTTGCAAGATCGGGCGCATGGACATGCCTGATGGCCTGGTCATCTACGTCCTGCTGTGCCCCGAGCTCTACGAGCGCGACGGCACCCCCTACGGCGCCAACAACGGCCGCGACTGGCCGGACAACCACATTCGCTTTGCCCGGCTGGGCCTGGCCGCAGCCGAGATCGCCGGCGGCCAAGGCATGGTGCACTGGAAGCCCGACCTGGTGCACGCCCACGACTGGCCCGCCGGCCTGACGCCGGCCTACATGCAGTGGCGCGGGCTGTCGGTGCCTACCCTGTTCACCATTCACAACCTGGCCTACCAAGGTGTGGTCAGCCGCGCCTGCTGCCCGGAACTGGGCATTCCCAACCATGCCTTGAACCAGGATGGGTTGGAATTCTACGGCAAGCTGTCGTTCCTCAAGGCAGGCATGGCCTATTCGGACCACATCACCACGGTCAGCGCCACCTACGCCGAAGAAATCACCACTCCGGAGTTCGGCTGCGGGCTGGACGGTTTCCTCAGCAGCAAAGCGCAATCCGGCCAACTCAGCGGCATTCCCAATGGCATCGACGAGAGCTGGGAGTCGGCCACCGACCCGCATCTGGTCTGCCCATTCAGCCTCAACGACTGGGAAGGCAAGGCGGTCAACGCCGACCACGTGCGCGAACTGTTCGGCCTTGAAGCGTCCACCGGCCCGCTGTTCGCCGTGGTCTCGCGGCTGGTGTTCCAGAAAGGCCTGGACCTGACCGAGGGCGTGACCGACTTTATCGTCAAGCAAGGCGGCCAGATCGCGATCATCGGCCGCGGCGAGCCCGAAGAAGAGCAAGCCATGCGCGAGCTGGCCCTACGCTACCCCGGCCAGGTCGGTGTGCGCATCGGCTTCAACGAAACCGATGCGCGGCGCATGTTCGCCGGCAGCGACTTCCTGCTGATGCCATCGCGGTACGAGCCTTGCGGCCTCAGCCAGATGTACGCGCAACGCTTCGGCTCGCTGCCGGTGGCACGCAAGACTGGCGGCCTGGCCGACACCATTGAAGACGGCGTGACCGGGTTCCTGTTCGAGGAATCCACCGTGCAGAGCTACGAAGAAGCGCTGCGCCGCGCCTTCTATGTATTCGACAAACCCGAGCTGTTGAACGCCATGCGTTGCCGGGCGATGACCCAACCCTTCAACTGGAGCCAGGCCGTGGAACCCTACGCCGAGCTGTATGAAGACATGGTCCGTCGCGCGGTGGGCAAACTGGAAAAACACTGA
- the malQ gene encoding 4-alpha-glucanotransferase, with product MTDALHKLADHAGLAVHWTDANGRPQQVSDDVLRKVLAGLGHPADSDEAVAASLDQLQQLKQGHHLPPLLTVDYGKPLPLGQYFKPGTGCQVHLEDGATLDLHLDDLGNLPGMIPVGYQDVRIDGQHFTMAVAPARCYNVADAVDSDPARAWGLSAQLYSLRREGDGGFGDTQALESLVRAAGERGADAVAISPMHAMCSADNSRYSPYSPSSRLFLNSLYAAPGTILGERAVRLAIEAAGLAETLHQLEALPLIDWPAAASAKQRLLRALYDAFIASEHPLNNDFSSFRHHGGEALENHCRFEAIQALRAAAGESLDWRQWPDELHDPRSMAVARFAREHSVEVGFYAFCQWLVDRSLTRAQAAARAAGMRIGLVADLAVGADGAGSQAWSFQDELLSALTVGAPPDILNRAGQGWGISAFSPEGLVRNGFRAFIEMLRANFAHAGGLRIDHVMGLQRLWVIPVGSPPNEGAYLHYPIDDMLRLLTLESHRHKAIVLGEDLGTVPDGLREKLAARHMLGMRVLLFEQSHTGHFRPVQEWPDDALATSTTHDLPTLNGWWRARDIDWNRKLELIDHDTEQQWRVTREHERRGLKHLLTQDAQNFKGQGDEVEQLIDASVRFLGHTPAPLVLLPLDDALGIEEQANLPGTIDSHPNWRRRYKTAVQTLLDDSDAARRLELLACARQQAQERDR from the coding sequence ATGACGGATGCATTGCACAAGCTCGCGGACCATGCTGGCCTTGCGGTGCATTGGACTGACGCCAATGGGCGCCCGCAGCAGGTCAGCGATGACGTACTGCGCAAGGTGCTGGCCGGCCTCGGCCACCCCGCCGACAGCGATGAGGCGGTGGCTGCCAGCCTCGACCAGCTGCAGCAGCTCAAGCAAGGCCACCACCTGCCACCACTGCTGACGGTCGACTATGGCAAGCCGCTGCCCCTGGGCCAGTATTTCAAACCCGGTACCGGGTGCCAGGTGCACCTGGAGGATGGCGCCACCCTCGACTTGCACCTGGACGACCTAGGCAACCTGCCAGGAATGATCCCGGTCGGCTACCAGGACGTGCGCATCGACGGCCAGCACTTCACCATGGCCGTGGCACCCGCACGCTGCTACAACGTTGCCGACGCCGTGGACAGCGACCCGGCCCGCGCCTGGGGCCTCAGCGCGCAGCTCTACAGCCTGCGCCGCGAAGGCGACGGCGGTTTTGGCGACACCCAGGCGCTGGAGAGCCTGGTCCGTGCCGCCGGGGAACGCGGTGCCGATGCCGTGGCGATCAGCCCGATGCACGCCATGTGCAGCGCCGACAACAGCCGCTACAGTCCCTACTCGCCTTCCAGCCGACTGTTTCTCAACAGTCTGTATGCCGCGCCGGGCACCATTCTTGGCGAACGCGCCGTGCGCCTGGCCATCGAAGCGGCGGGCCTGGCCGAGACCCTTCACCAACTCGAAGCCCTGCCGCTGATCGACTGGCCGGCGGCGGCGAGCGCCAAGCAACGTTTGTTACGCGCGCTTTACGACGCTTTCATCGCCAGCGAGCATCCGCTGAACAACGACTTCAGCAGCTTTCGTCACCACGGTGGCGAAGCCTTGGAAAACCACTGCCGTTTCGAGGCCATCCAAGCCCTGCGCGCCGCCGCAGGGGAAAGCCTTGACTGGCGTCAATGGCCGGATGAACTGCACGACCCACGCAGCATGGCCGTGGCCCGTTTCGCCCGCGAACACAGCGTGGAGGTCGGGTTTTACGCCTTCTGCCAGTGGTTGGTGGACCGCAGCCTGACCCGCGCCCAGGCGGCGGCCCGCGCCGCCGGCATGCGCATCGGCCTGGTGGCAGACCTGGCGGTGGGTGCCGATGGCGCCGGCAGCCAGGCCTGGAGTTTCCAGGACGAGCTGCTTAGCGCGCTGACCGTCGGCGCTCCGCCGGACATCCTCAACCGCGCTGGCCAGGGCTGGGGGATCTCCGCGTTTTCCCCCGAGGGCCTGGTGCGCAACGGCTTTCGCGCGTTCATCGAAATGCTCCGGGCCAACTTTGCCCACGCGGGCGGGCTGCGCATCGACCACGTCATGGGCCTGCAACGGCTGTGGGTGATTCCGGTCGGGTCGCCGCCCAATGAAGGTGCCTACCTGCATTACCCGATTGACGACATGCTGCGGTTGCTGACCCTCGAATCCCATCGGCACAAGGCGATCGTCCTCGGCGAAGATTTGGGCACGGTGCCCGACGGCCTGCGTGAAAAGCTCGCGGCCCGGCACATGCTCGGTATGCGTGTGCTGCTGTTCGAGCAAAGTCATACCGGGCACTTTCGCCCAGTGCAGGAGTGGCCCGACGATGCCCTCGCCACCAGCACCACCCATGACCTGCCGACCCTCAATGGCTGGTGGCGCGCCCGCGATATCGACTGGAATCGCAAGCTCGAGCTGATCGATCACGACACCGAACAGCAATGGCGCGTGACCCGCGAGCACGAGCGCCGGGGACTCAAGCATCTGCTGACCCAGGATGCGCAGAACTTCAAGGGCCAGGGCGACGAAGTGGAACAATTGATCGACGCCAGCGTGCGCTTTCTCGGCCATACCCCTGCGCCGCTGGTGCTGTTGCCCCTCGACGACGCCCTGGGCATCGAAGAGCAGGCCAACCTGCCCGGCACGATCGACAGCCACCCCAACTGGCGGCGGCGCTACAAGACTGCGGTACAAACCCTGCTGGACGATTCCGACGCAGCGCGGCGCCTTGAGCTGCTCGCCTGCGCCCGTCAACAAGCCCAAGAGCGTGATCGATGA
- a CDS encoding SgcJ/EcaC family oxidoreductase — protein MKLHLPLATLFLSIGCATAQAADVAPTAQCQTASEADIQALFVRWNDSLKTGDPQKVVANYAPVSVLLPTVSNKVRLSAEEKADYFTAFLANQPQGRIDSRSILLGCNSAVDAGLYTFTYGTSGKTVQARYSYSYGWDGAQWLITSHHSSAMPEG, from the coding sequence ATGAAACTCCATCTGCCCCTTGCCACCCTGTTCCTGAGCATTGGCTGCGCCACTGCGCAGGCCGCAGACGTCGCCCCCACCGCGCAGTGCCAGACGGCCAGCGAAGCGGACATTCAAGCCCTGTTCGTGCGCTGGAACGACTCGCTGAAAACCGGCGACCCGCAGAAGGTAGTCGCCAACTACGCACCTGTCTCGGTGTTGCTGCCGACAGTATCGAACAAGGTGCGCCTGAGCGCCGAGGAAAAGGCCGACTATTTCACGGCGTTCCTGGCCAACCAGCCGCAAGGCCGCATCGACTCGCGCTCGATACTGCTGGGTTGCAACAGCGCCGTGGACGCCGGGCTGTACACCTTCACCTATGGCACCTCCGGCAAGACCGTGCAGGCCCGCTACAGCTACTCCTACGGCTGGGATGGCGCGCAGTGGCTGATCACCAGCCACCACTCTTCGGCGATGCCTGAAGGCTGA
- a CDS encoding DUF2934 domain-containing protein: MSADDKRIREFAYQIWESEGQPEGQGDRHWEMARKLAEAEALAPTKTGKTRAKAAAKPEGDAKPAAAKPAAKAKPAAAAKPVAAPKPAAASKPAPAAKPAPKPAAKAANSDSAVAPTAAPAPVAKAPAAKKAPAAKKPASAKKPPAS, encoded by the coding sequence ATGAGTGCCGACGACAAACGTATTCGCGAATTCGCCTATCAGATCTGGGAATCGGAAGGGCAACCTGAAGGCCAGGGCGACCGCCATTGGGAAATGGCCCGCAAGCTGGCCGAAGCCGAAGCGCTAGCGCCGACCAAGACCGGCAAGACCCGGGCCAAAGCCGCGGCCAAGCCTGAAGGCGACGCCAAGCCGGCGGCCGCCAAACCTGCTGCCAAGGCCAAGCCTGCTGCTGCCGCCAAGCCGGTTGCGGCGCCCAAACCGGCCGCTGCCAGCAAGCCCGCCCCGGCTGCCAAGCCTGCGCCCAAACCCGCCGCCAAGGCCGCCAATTCCGACAGTGCCGTAGCACCTACGGCAGCACCCGCGCCTGTCGCCAAGGCCCCGGCGGCGAAGAAGGCCCCGGCGGCAAAAAAACCGGCCAGCGCGAAGAAACCGCCAGCCAGCTGA
- the treZ gene encoding malto-oligosyltrehalose trehalohydrolase, whose product MPSWTTETWSHGAVMLDKEHTRFALWAPDAKSVSLELQRDTGAAPLVVPMPAVDHGWYVIELACPAGSAYRYIIDDDLKVPDPASRAQQGDVHAPSLVVDPGAYQWQNTDWQGRPWHEAVIYELHVGTLGGYEGVEAHLARLAGLGITAIELMPIAEFPGERNWGYDGVLPYAPEASYGTPEQLKHLIDCAHGHGLMVILDVVYNHFGPDGNFLNAYAKEFFREDKHTPWGAAIDFRRPEVRSFFIDNAVMWVNEYRFDGLRFDAVHAIESPDFLDEMSTRIRDAVPAGRHVYLTLENEHNQASLLQQGYDAQWNDDGHNALHVLLTGETEAYYEDYAQQPTEKLARCLSQGFIYQGQVNRNGEHRGEPSGHLAPTSFVLFLQNHDQIGNRAFGERLSQLCSEPALRAATTLLLLSPMIPLLFMGDEWASNEPFLFFTDHHGELAEAVRKGRREEFKAFAAFQDAKRRAQIPDPNHSDTFDASRPRFEDFEYQQDGPWVQLYRQLLALRRDTIVPRLPGCTAEGCHVLATGAVSATWRMGDGSMLRIDLNLSDDAVSIEPVGAEHLLFDSRANPEQANTDGSLSAWSALVSLTPGAGDPV is encoded by the coding sequence ATGCCGTCATGGACAACTGAAACCTGGTCTCACGGTGCGGTCATGCTGGACAAGGAGCACACAAGGTTCGCCTTGTGGGCTCCAGACGCAAAAAGCGTTTCCCTTGAGCTTCAACGCGACACCGGCGCGGCACCCCTTGTGGTGCCGATGCCCGCCGTTGATCACGGCTGGTATGTGATCGAGTTGGCCTGCCCTGCCGGCAGCGCCTACCGCTACATCATCGACGACGACCTCAAGGTGCCGGACCCTGCGTCCCGCGCCCAGCAGGGCGACGTCCATGCACCCAGCCTGGTGGTCGACCCTGGCGCCTATCAATGGCAGAACACTGACTGGCAGGGCCGTCCCTGGCACGAGGCGGTGATCTATGAACTGCACGTCGGCACCCTCGGTGGATACGAGGGCGTCGAGGCGCACCTGGCCCGCCTGGCGGGCCTGGGCATCACCGCGATCGAACTGATGCCCATCGCCGAGTTTCCGGGCGAACGCAACTGGGGTTACGACGGCGTTCTGCCCTATGCGCCGGAAGCCTCGTACGGCACCCCGGAGCAGCTCAAGCACCTGATCGACTGCGCCCACGGCCACGGCCTGATGGTCATCCTCGACGTGGTCTACAACCACTTCGGCCCCGATGGCAACTTCCTCAACGCCTACGCCAAGGAATTCTTCCGCGAAGACAAGCACACCCCATGGGGCGCAGCCATCGATTTCCGGCGCCCGGAAGTGCGCAGCTTCTTCATCGACAACGCCGTGATGTGGGTCAACGAATACCGCTTTGACGGCTTGCGTTTCGACGCCGTTCACGCCATCGAGTCGCCGGACTTCCTCGACGAGATGTCAACGCGCATTCGCGACGCGGTGCCCGCTGGCCGGCATGTCTACCTGACCCTGGAAAACGAACACAACCAGGCCAGCCTGCTGCAGCAGGGTTATGACGCGCAGTGGAACGACGACGGCCACAATGCCCTGCACGTGCTGCTGACCGGCGAAACCGAAGCGTATTACGAAGACTACGCCCAGCAGCCGACCGAGAAGCTGGCTCGCTGCCTGAGCCAGGGTTTCATCTATCAAGGTCAGGTCAACCGCAACGGTGAACACCGCGGCGAACCGAGCGGGCACCTGGCGCCGACCTCGTTCGTGTTGTTCCTGCAGAATCACGACCAGATCGGCAACCGGGCCTTTGGCGAACGACTGAGCCAGCTGTGTTCGGAGCCGGCTTTGCGTGCTGCCACTACCCTGCTGTTGCTGTCACCCATGATCCCCCTGCTGTTCATGGGCGACGAATGGGCCAGCAACGAGCCGTTCCTGTTTTTCACCGACCACCACGGCGAGCTGGCCGAAGCAGTGCGCAAGGGCCGGCGGGAAGAGTTCAAGGCGTTCGCGGCGTTCCAGGACGCCAAGCGTCGCGCGCAGATTCCCGACCCGAACCACAGCGACACTTTCGACGCCTCGCGTCCGCGCTTCGAGGATTTCGAATACCAGCAGGACGGCCCTTGGGTCCAGCTGTATCGGCAATTGCTGGCCCTGCGCCGCGACACCATCGTGCCGCGCCTGCCGGGTTGCACCGCTGAGGGCTGCCATGTGCTGGCCACGGGCGCGGTGTCGGCGACCTGGCGCATGGGCGATGGCAGCATGCTGCGCATCGACCTCAACCTCAGCGATGACGCGGTATCGATCGAACCGGTTGGCGCCGAGCATCTGCTGTTCGATAGCCGGGCCAACCCGGAACAAGCCAATACGGATGGCTCGCTGAGTGCCTGGTCGGCGCTGGTCAGCTTGACCCCAGGTGCTGGAGACCCTGTATGA
- the gnd gene encoding phosphogluconate dehydrogenase (NAD(+)-dependent, decarboxylating), with protein MQLGIIGLGRMGGNIARRLMQGGHTTVVYDRSQDSVKGLAGEGATGASDLADLVAKLQAPRAVWVMLPAGAPTEETIQQLSGLLEADDVIIDGGNTFYKDDIRRAEALKAKQLHYVDVGTSGGVWGLERGYCMMIGGENAVVERLDPLFDCLAPGMGDIPRTRDRKSDDDRAERGYIHAGPAGSGHFVKMIHNGIEYGLMQAYAEGFDILQSKNSTELPEKERFDLNMADIAEVWRRGSVVSSWLLDLTADALASDPALSKYSGSVSDSGEGRWTIDAAVEQAVPVPVLSSALFARFRSRQESTYGDKMLSAMRFGFGGHIEVPK; from the coding sequence ATGCAACTGGGAATCATTGGATTGGGCCGTATGGGCGGCAACATCGCCAGAAGACTGATGCAGGGCGGACACACCACCGTGGTCTACGACCGTAGCCAGGATTCGGTCAAGGGCCTGGCCGGCGAGGGTGCCACCGGCGCCAGCGACCTGGCCGACCTGGTCGCCAAGCTTCAGGCACCGCGCGCCGTGTGGGTCATGCTGCCAGCCGGCGCACCCACCGAAGAAACCATCCAGCAGTTGAGCGGCCTGCTCGAGGCCGACGACGTGATCATCGACGGCGGCAACACCTTCTACAAGGACGACATCCGCCGCGCCGAAGCGCTCAAGGCCAAGCAGTTGCACTATGTCGACGTGGGCACCTCCGGCGGCGTCTGGGGCCTGGAGCGCGGCTACTGCATGATGATCGGCGGCGAAAACGCCGTGGTCGAGCGCCTTGACCCGCTGTTCGACTGCCTGGCCCCGGGCATGGGCGACATTCCACGCACCCGTGACCGCAAGTCCGATGACGACCGTGCCGAACGTGGCTACATTCATGCAGGCCCGGCGGGTTCCGGCCACTTCGTCAAGATGATCCACAACGGCATCGAGTACGGCCTGATGCAGGCCTATGCCGAAGGCTTCGACATTCTGCAGAGCAAGAACTCCACAGAGTTGCCGGAGAAAGAGCGCTTCGACCTGAACATGGCCGACATCGCCGAAGTCTGGCGTCGCGGCAGCGTGGTCTCTTCCTGGCTGCTGGACCTGACCGCTGACGCGCTGGCCAGTGACCCGGCCCTGAGCAAATATTCCGGCTCGGTGTCGGACAGCGGTGAAGGCCGCTGGACCATCGACGCCGCCGTCGAACAGGCCGTACCGGTACCGGTACTCTCCAGCGCGCTGTTCGCCCGTTTCCGCTCCCGCCAGGAGAGCACCTACGGCGACAAGATGCTGTCAGCCATGCGCTTTGGTTTCGGCGGCCATATCGAGGTTCCAAAATGA
- a CDS encoding malto-oligosyltrehalose synthase gives MTVMTATLRLQFHKGFTLDDAVPLVPYFKNLGISHLYASPLLKARPGSMHGYDVVDPTTINPELGGENALRRLVAALRQHGMGLILDIVSNHMAVGGAHNPWWLDLLEWGRRSPYAEFFDIQWHSPDPLLEGQLLLPFLGSDYGVALQKGELPLRFEAETGQFYVEHYEHRFPICPLDYPGLLAAADEPRLDEVSKRFAALRDQADAWEQTKHLRAELAGVMLEQGMQASIDRTLAHFDSLTEDGFNRLHQLLERQPYRLASWRTAADDINWRRFFDVNELGGLRVERAAVFEATHGKIFQLVAEGLVDGLRIDHIDGLADPRGYCRKLRRRVNALLGQRPPEAALTRLPIYVEKILGSGEHLHRDWGVDGTTGYEFMNQVSLLQHDPSGAAPLGLLWSELSGRTADFAEEALTARHLVLNGSLAGDFESVAQALLLVARCDLMSRDMTLGSIRRALQELIVHYPVYRTYIGPCGRPAEDEGFFQQAMEGARASLSEADWPALDYLQRWFGDQTWRQTPPGRQRKLLRYACIRFQQLTSPSAAKAVEDTAFYRSAMLLSRNDVGFETERFSGSPALFNQACEERLATFPRNLLATATHDHKRGEDTRARLAVLSERGAWYADQVRHWHDLAQPLRQAFAEGHAPSGGDELMLYQAMVGSWPLGLTADDPDGLAAFAERLYQWQQKALREAKLISSWSAPNEAYEKICKEFLEQLLLGDAGKPVRQAMASAVASLAPAGALNGLAQTLLRMTVPGIPDLYQGAEFWDFSLVDPDNRRPVDYHARAQALHADLDCTQLLADWQAGAIKQALVSRVLHCREQHPELFGEGAYVPLQVKGEQADKVFAFARIRDRQQAIVIVPRLASGLLADANSPLIAAQQWGDTHVELPAGVELPTLKGLFSQCAVTPERTLRLDSALKDFPVNLFVISEL, from the coding sequence ATGACAGTAATGACGGCCACCCTGCGGCTGCAATTTCATAAAGGCTTCACCCTGGACGACGCGGTGCCTCTGGTGCCGTACTTCAAGAACCTCGGCATCAGCCACCTCTACGCCTCCCCACTGCTCAAGGCCCGCCCGGGCTCGATGCATGGCTACGATGTAGTCGACCCCACCACCATCAACCCGGAGCTGGGCGGCGAGAACGCCCTGCGACGGCTGGTGGCTGCCCTGCGACAGCATGGCATGGGACTGATCCTCGACATCGTCTCCAACCACATGGCCGTCGGGGGGGCGCACAACCCCTGGTGGCTGGACCTGTTGGAATGGGGCCGGCGCAGCCCCTATGCGGAGTTCTTCGATATCCAGTGGCACTCTCCCGATCCGCTGCTCGAAGGCCAGCTGCTGTTGCCGTTTCTGGGCAGTGACTATGGCGTGGCCCTGCAGAAGGGCGAGCTGCCGCTGCGCTTCGAAGCCGAGACCGGACAGTTCTACGTCGAGCACTACGAACACCGCTTTCCGATCTGCCCGCTGGACTACCCGGGGCTGTTGGCGGCTGCCGACGAGCCGCGGCTGGACGAGGTCAGCAAGCGCTTCGCTGCATTGCGCGATCAGGCCGATGCCTGGGAGCAGACCAAACACCTGCGTGCCGAGCTGGCCGGGGTGATGCTCGAGCAAGGCATGCAAGCGTCGATCGACCGGACCCTGGCACACTTCGACTCGCTGACCGAGGACGGCTTCAACCGTCTGCATCAGCTGCTCGAGCGCCAGCCCTACCGCCTGGCGAGCTGGCGCACGGCGGCCGACGACATCAACTGGCGGCGCTTCTTCGACGTCAACGAACTCGGCGGCTTGCGCGTGGAGCGCGCGGCCGTGTTCGAAGCGACCCATGGCAAGATCTTCCAACTCGTGGCCGAGGGCCTGGTGGACGGCCTGCGCATCGACCACATCGACGGCCTGGCCGACCCGCGTGGCTACTGCCGCAAGCTGCGGCGCCGGGTCAACGCCCTGCTCGGCCAGCGCCCGCCGGAAGCGGCGCTGACGCGCCTGCCTATCTACGTGGAGAAGATTCTCGGCAGTGGCGAACACTTGCACCGCGACTGGGGCGTGGACGGCACTACCGGCTACGAATTCATGAACCAGGTCTCGCTCTTGCAGCATGACCCCAGCGGCGCCGCGCCGTTGGGCCTGCTGTGGAGCGAGCTGAGCGGACGCACCGCCGACTTCGCCGAGGAAGCCCTGACGGCACGTCATCTGGTGCTCAACGGCTCGCTGGCCGGCGACTTCGAATCGGTGGCCCAGGCCCTGCTCCTGGTGGCTCGCTGCGACCTGATGAGCCGCGACATGACCTTGGGCTCGATCCGTCGCGCCTTGCAGGAATTGATCGTGCATTACCCGGTGTACCGTACTTACATCGGCCCCTGTGGGCGCCCCGCTGAAGACGAAGGCTTCTTTCAACAGGCCATGGAGGGCGCGCGGGCCAGCTTGAGCGAGGCCGACTGGCCGGCGCTCGACTACTTGCAGCGCTGGTTTGGCGACCAGACCTGGCGCCAGACTCCCCCGGGCCGCCAGCGCAAGTTGTTGCGCTACGCCTGTATCCGCTTCCAGCAGCTGACTTCGCCCTCGGCGGCCAAGGCTGTCGAAGACACCGCGTTCTACCGCTCGGCGATGCTACTGTCGCGTAATGACGTGGGTTTCGAGACTGAACGCTTCAGCGGCTCGCCGGCCCTGTTCAATCAGGCCTGCGAGGAACGCCTGGCCACCTTCCCCAGGAACCTGCTGGCCACCGCCACCCACGACCACAAACGTGGCGAAGACACCCGCGCGCGCTTGGCCGTGCTCAGTGAGCGCGGCGCCTGGTATGCCGATCAGGTACGGCACTGGCACGACCTGGCACAACCGCTGCGCCAGGCTTTCGCCGAGGGCCATGCGCCCAGTGGTGGCGATGAGCTGATGCTCTACCAGGCCATGGTCGGCAGCTGGCCCCTGGGCCTGACGGCGGATGACCCCGACGGCCTCGCCGCCTTCGCCGAAAGGTTGTATCAGTGGCAGCAGAAAGCGCTGCGTGAGGCCAAGCTGATCAGTAGCTGGAGCGCGCCGAACGAAGCCTACGAGAAAATCTGCAAGGAATTCCTCGAGCAGCTGCTGCTGGGCGACGCCGGCAAGCCAGTGCGCCAGGCCATGGCCAGCGCAGTGGCTTCGCTGGCGCCGGCCGGCGCGCTGAACGGCCTGGCACAGACCTTGTTGCGCATGACCGTGCCGGGCATACCGGATCTCTATCAAGGCGCCGAGTTCTGGGACTTCAGCCTGGTCGACCCGGACAACCGTCGTCCGGTCGACTACCACGCCCGGGCCCAGGCCTTGCACGCCGACCTCGACTGCACCCAGTTGCTCGCCGATTGGCAGGCCGGTGCGATCAAGCAGGCGTTGGTCAGTCGTGTTCTACACTGTCGGGAGCAACACCCCGAACTGTTTGGCGAGGGGGCCTATGTGCCTTTGCAGGTCAAAGGTGAGCAGGCAGACAAAGTCTTTGCCTTCGCCCGCATCAGGGACCGCCAGCAGGCCATTGTGATAGTGCCGCGCCTGGCCAGTGGTTTGTTGGCCGATGCCAACAGCCCGTTGATAGCAGCGCAACAGTGGGGGGACACTCACGTCGAATTGCCCGCAGGAGTGGAGCTGCCAACTTTGAAGGGACTTTTTTCGCAATGTGCAGTCACACCAGAGAGAACATTGCGTCTGGACAGTGCGTTGAAGGATTTCCCTGTCAATCTATTCGTCATTAGTGAGCTGTGA